The Henckelia pumila isolate YLH828 chromosome 2, ASM3356847v2, whole genome shotgun sequence genome includes a window with the following:
- the LOC140878811 gene encoding uncharacterized protein, which translates to MGHLYKYLKEEDRTDCISFVDPGHLPTCPLDNDGSHLSQHISNQLEAVCRDSVCLIPYNTGYHWILTIVNVAENMIYLLDSTTNRCRDDAWKKIVMNGVKLYNASRGIPKWPGFKQLTGNLKQSGGVECGYYVMRYMKEIVECEVLRVETMFAGCVKNKAYSQEQFDEVRSEWSEFVYSHVGG; encoded by the exons ATGGG TCACCTCTACAAATATTTGAAGGAAGAAGACCGTACAGATTGCATTTCATTTGTGGATCCTGGACACTTACCTACATGCCCACTTGACAACGATGGCAGTCACTTGTCACAACATATCTCTAACCAGTTGGAAGCGGTTTGTAGAGACAGCGTATGCCTCATCCCATACAACACTGG GTACCATTGGATCTTGACCATCGTCAATGTAGctgaaaatatgatatatttgttggaCTCTACAACAAATAGATGCCGAGACGATGCATGGAAAAAGATAGTGATGAA TGGGGTCAAGCTGTACAATGCATCGAGGGGTATTCCTAAATGGCCAGGTTTTAAACAACTGACG GGAAATCTGAAACAAAGTGGTGGTGTTGAATGTGGATATTATGTGATGAGGTATATGAAGGAAATAGTTGAATGTGAAGTTCTACGGGTGGAAACGATG tttGCAGGATGCGTCAAGAATAAGGCGTACAGTCAAGAACAATTTGATGAAGTTAGAAGTGAATGGAGTGAATTCGTCTACTCGCATGTAGGTGGTTGA
- the LOC140878810 gene encoding uncharacterized protein: MDKSWIRSDRRSKQYEEGVEQFISSCLQNIHVDPNLIHCPCCKCINLKKGPVTSIREHLFFHGFSQNYVNWIWHGESAENDRVNWSTNQDPTDDYHKDFETTNMCEAAYENYTENPEAFVKVLEDAEKPLYNGCKRYTKLSALVKLYNTKARHGMSDALFSDLLIDFGDMLPDNHNLPSSTYDAKKTLSCLSLSHEKIHACSNDCILYRKQYKDCVSCPKCGLSRWKLTKKNIEKKGVPAKVMWYFPPIPRFKRMYKSLETSKNLTWHKETTRVAGQLRHPSDSPSWRLVDHMWPDFESEPRNLRLALAADGINPHSKLSSRYSC, from the coding sequence ATGGATAAATCTTGGATTCGCTCGGATAGAAGATCTAAACAGTATGAGGAGGGTGTTGAACAGTTCATCAGCAGTTGTTTGCAAAATATCCATGTTGACCCCAATTTAATTCATTGTCCTTGTTGCAAATGTATAAATCTGAAAAAAGGACCGGTTACGTCCATTCGAGAACATCTTTTTTTTCATGGTTTTAGTCAAAATTATGTCAATTGGATTTGGCATGGCGAGTCTGCCGAAAATGATAGAGTAAATTGGAGTACCAACCAGGATCCAACTGATGATTATCACAAAGACTTTGAAACAACTAATATGTGTGAGGCAGCATACGAGAACTACACAGAAAATCCAGAAGCATTTGTGAAGGTTTTGGAGGACGCAGAGAAACCATTGTACAATGGATGTAAGCGTTACACAAAGTTGAGTGCACTAGTGAAACTGTACAATACCAAAGCAAGGCATGGGATGAGTGATGCTCTATTTTCAGATCTATTAATAGATTTTGGGGATATGCTACCAGATAATCACAATCTGCCATCCTCAACGTATGATGCAAAAAAGACATTGAGTTGTTTGTCGTTGAGTCATGAAAAGATCCATGCTTGTTCCAATGATTGCATCCTTTATAGAAAACAATATAAAGACTGTGTAAGCTGCCCTAAATGTGGCTTGTCACGTTGGAAGCTAACCAAGAAGAACATTGAGAAGAAAGGTGTTCCTGCCAaggtgatgtggtattttcccCCCATACCAAGATTCAAACGTATGTATAAATCTTTAGAGACCTCAAAAAATTTAACTTGGCATAAAGAAACCACAAGAGTTGCTGGTCAGTTACGACATCCATCTGATTCACCATCTTGGAGGTTGGTTGATCATATGTGGCCCGACTTTGAAAGTGAGCCAAGAAATCTTCGCTTAGCACTTGCAGCTGATGGCATTAATCCTCATAGCAAACTTAGTAGTCGGTACAGCTGCTAG